A stretch of the Phycodurus eques isolate BA_2022a chromosome 15, UOR_Pequ_1.1, whole genome shotgun sequence genome encodes the following:
- the rapgef1b gene encoding rap guanine nucleotide exchange factor 1b isoform X11, which translates to MSGKIESKQDSQRSHLSSFTMKLMDKFHSPKIKRTPSKKGKQLQPEPAAKSTEKPANKKVSRLEEHEKEVVSALRYFKTIVDKMVVEKKVLEMLPGSASKVLEAILPLVQGEARIQHSSALSSCHNRVYQSLANLIRWADQVMLDGIDLDDKENVTSVTNVIKAVLDGVKELVKLTIEKQEQPSPTSPNKPTPPVTTAESSVPSEVASIERESEVLKTTAPAAAPSEAPSGVTDEDVAPPKPPLPEAKMAELSPPPALPPKKRQSAPSPTRVAVVAPMSRGSSLPCTVHRQQHDYEQQFLQRRFSGGSQSYGGDSPRLSPSSSMGKLSKSDEQLSSMEQDSGQCSRNTSCETLDNTENYDPDYDFLHQDLSVGDNLPPIPVGGCLSPLPESHSESSSPVRGQHPSHPRFSAPPPQQPPEYWTPQPGRPNPLSRISAPPALPQKKRRSTQTPPFPDGGSKVYERYPSQYDNLSEEEPPPFPLFTPISPMPQTNGGAFVTQYICGENADVAASPPPLPEKKSRHILQYMQFVEDYSEPQPSVFYQMPQSESIYEQRNKRFQEVYGFNDSFSSTDSVHEPLLPPALPPKQRQLASHSSSPSSSSSSSLSCHLQPSVAAMEEAGSGLGLSMSVSNSYLIGQAALTTPTETIADDMLQDPAPPLPSTNSKEATEVERRQKSAESAEDSEENVDELSLIDHKEIMSRITLKQENDDGPDVRAGSGDILLVHATETDRKDLVLYCEAFLTTYRTFITPEDLIKKLHYRYTSFCHSPDTFKKRVSKNTFFVLVRVVDELCLVELTEDILKQLMDLVFTLVCNGELSLARVLRKNILDKVEQKKLLRYTNSLKPLAARGVSARPGTLHDFRSHEIADQLTLLDAELFYKIEIPEVLLWAKEQNEEKSPNLTQFTEHFNNMSYWVRSLIIQQEKAQDREKLLLKFIKIMKHLRKLNNFNSYLAILSALDSAPIRRLEWQKQTSEGLEEYCTLIDSSSSFRAYRAALAEVEPPCIPYLGLILQDLTFVHLGNPDFIDGKVNFSKRWQQFNILDSMRRFQQVHYELKRNDDIVSFFNDFSDHLAEEALWELSLKIKPRNIARRKTERDEKT; encoded by the exons ACTCTCAGCGGTCCCATCTGTCCTCATTTACCATGAAGCTGATGGACAAGTTCCATTCTCCCAAGATCAAGAGGACGCCATCCAAGAAAGGCAAGCAACTGCAGCCCGAGCCTGCGGCCAAGAGCACTGAAAAGCCTGCTAACAAG AAGGTGAGCCGGCTGGAGGAGCACGAGAAGGAGGTGGTCAGCGCCCTTCGCTACTTCAAGACCATCGTGGACAAGATGGTGGTGGAGAAGAAGGTGCTGGAgatgctccccggctcggccaGCAAGGTGCTGGAGGCCATCCTGCCTCTGGTTCAGGGGGAGGCCCGCATACAGCACAG TTCAGCGTTGTCTTCCTGCCACAACCGCGTGTACCAGAGTCTCGCCAACCTCATCCGCTGGGCCGACCAGGTGATGCTGGACGGCATCGACCTGGACGACAAGGAGAACGTGACGTCGGTCACCAACGTCATCAAAGCGGTGCTGGACGGCGTGAAG GAGCTGGTGAAGCTGACCATTGAGAAACAAGAGCAGCCGTCGCCCACCAGCCCCAACAAACCGACGCCGCCCGTAACTACGGCGGAGAG CAGCGTTCCTTCAGAGGTGGCCTCGATAGAGCGGGAGTCGGAGGTGCTGAAGACGACTGCTCCGGCAGCGGCTCCCTCCGAGGCCCCCTCGGGTGTAACCGACGAGGACGTAGCCCCCCCGAAACCCCCGCTTCCCGAAGCCAAGATGGCAGAGCTCAG CCCTCCGCCAGCCCTCCCGCCGAAGAAGCGGCAGTCTGCCCCATCGCCGACACGCGTGGCGGTGGTCGCCCCCATGAGCCGGGGATCCAGCTTGCCCTGCACTGTCCACAGACAG CAGCATGACTACGAGCAGCAGTTCCTCCAGCGGCGCTTCTCAGGGGGCAGCCAGTCGTACGGGGGTGACTCCCCACGTCTGTCCCCCAGCAGTAGCATGGGCAAACTCAGCAAGTCGGACGAGCAGCTTTCCTCCATGGAACAGGACAGCGGTCAGTGTTCCCGGAACACCAGCTGCGAGACGCTCG ACAACACCGAAAACTACGACCCCGACTACGACTTCCTCCACCAGGACCTGTCTGTTGGGGACAACCTGCCCCCAATCCCGGTGGGCGGTTGCCTCAGCCCGCTGCCCGAGTCTCACAGCGAGTCGTCCTCGCCGGTCCGCGGGCAGCATCCGTCGCACCCCCGCTTCAGCGCGCCTCCCCCCCAGCAACCGCCCGAGTACTGGACGCCGCAGCCCGGCCGCCCCAACCCCTTGTCACGCATCAGCGCGCCGCCCGCGCTGCCCCAGAAGAAGCGGCGCAGCACGCAGACGCCGCCCTTCCCCGACGGCGGCTCCAAGGTGTACGAGCGCTACCCCTCCCAGTACGACAACTTGTCCGAGGAGGAGCCGCCTCCCTTCCCGCTTTTCACGCCCATCTCGCCCATGCCGCAGACGAACGGCGGCGCGTTCGTCACGCAGTACATTTGCGGAGAGAACGCAGACGTGGCCGCCAGCCCGCCACCGCTGCCAGAAAAGAAAAGCAGACACA TCCTGCAGTACATGCAGTTTGTGGAGGACTACTCGGAGCCGCAGCCGTCCGTCTTCTACCAGATGCCGCAGAGCGAGAGCATCTACGAGCAGCGCAACAAGCGCTTCCAGGAAGTCTACGGCTTCAACGACTCGTTCAGCAGCACCGACTCGGTCCACGAGCCGCTCCTGCCGCCCGCGCTGCCGCCCAAGCAACGCCAACTG GCCTCccactcctcctccccctcttcctcctcctcttcctctctctcctgCCACCTCCAGCCGTCTGTGGCGGCCATGGAGGAGGCGGGCTCTGGGCTGGGCCTCAGCATGTCCGTCTCTAACTCCTACCTGATTGGCCAAGCTGCCTTGACCACGCCCACG GAAACCATCGCCGATGACATGCTACAAGACCCCGCCCCTCCGTTGCCATCCACCAATAGCAAAGAGGCTACGGAAGTGGAAAG AAGGCAAAAGTCAGCGGAGTCGGCAGAGGACAGCGAGGAGAACGTGGACGAGCTTTCCCTCATCGATCACAAGGAGATCATGAGCAGGATAACACTAAAACAGGAA AATGATGACGGGCCGGATGTGCGTGCTGGATCGGGCGACATTTTGTTAGTCCACGCCACAGAGACGGACCGCAAAG ATCTCGTTTTGTACTGTGAAGCCTTTTTGACGACATATAGGACGTTTATAACCCCCGAGGACCTCATTAAGAAGCTACACTACAGATA CACAAGCTTTTGCCATAGTCCAGACACGTTCAAGAAGCGAGTCAGCAAGAATACCTTCTTTGTCTTGGTGCGTGTGGTGGACGAGCTCTG CCTGGTGGAGCTGACGGAGGACAtcctgaagcagctgatggACCTGGTCTTCACGCTGGTCTGCAACGGGGAGCTGAGCTTGGCCCGGGTCTTGCGCAAGAACATCCTGGACAAGGTGGAGCAGAAGAAGCTGCTGCGCTACACCAACTCGCTCAAGCCGCTCGCCGCCCGGGGCGTCTCGGCAAG GCCCGGAACGCTGCACGATTTCCGCAGTCACGAGATCGCGGACCAGCTCACGCTTCTCGACGCCGAGCTCTTCTACAAGATTGAG aTTCCGGAGGTGTTGCTTTGGGCCAAAGAGCAAAACGAAGAGAAGAGTCCCAACCTGACGCAGTTCACAGAGCACTTTAACAACATGAGCTACTG GGTGCGCTCTCTAATCATTCAGCAAGAGAAAGCCCAAGACCGAGAGAAGCTGCTCCTCAAGTTCATCAAGATCATGAAG CACTTAAGAAAGCTGAACAACTTCAACTCGTACCTGGCCATCCTGTCCGCCCTGGACTCGGCACCCATCCGGAGGTTGGAGTGGCAGAAGCAGACGTCGGAG GGATTGGAGGAATATTGCACGTTGATTGACAGCTCGTCGTCCTTCCGGGCGTACCGGGCCGCTCTGGCCGAAGTGGAGCCTCCCTGCATCCCGTACTT GGGTCTCATCTTGCAGGACCTGACCTTTGTCCACCTGGGCAACCCCGACTTCATCGACGGCAAAGTCAACTTCTCCAAGCGATGGCAGCAGTTCAATATCTTGGACAGCATGCGCCGCTTCCAGCAAGT tCACTACGAGCTGAAACGCAACGACGACATCGTCTCCTTCTTCAACGACTTCAGCGACCACCTGGCCGAGGAGGCGCTGTGGGAGCTCTCGCTGAAGATCAAGCCGCGGAACATCGCCCGACGCAAGACGGAGCGGGACGAGAAGACTTAA
- the rapgef1b gene encoding rap guanine nucleotide exchange factor 1b isoform X5, with amino-acid sequence MSGKIESKQDSQRSHLSSFTMKLMDKFHSPKIKRTPSKKGKQLQPEPAAKSTEKPANKKVSRLEEHEKEVVSALRYFKTIVDKMVVEKKVLEMLPGSASKVLEAILPLVQGEARIQHSSALSSCHNRVYQSLANLIRWADQVMLDGIDLDDKENVTSVTNVIKAVLDGVKELVKLTIEKQEQPSPTSPNKPTPPVTTAESSSVPSEVASIERESEVLKTTAPAAAPSEAPSGVTDEDVAPPKPPLPEAKMAELSPPPALPPKKRQSAPSPTRVAVVAPMSRGSSLPCTVHRQHDYEQQFLQRRFSGGSQSYGGDSPRLSPSSSMGKLSKSDEQLSSMEQDSGQCSRNTSCETLDNTENYDPDYDFLHQDLSVGDNLPPIPVGGCLSPLPESHSESSSPVRGQHPSHPRFSAPPPQQPPEYWTPQPGRPNPLSRISAPPALPQKKRRSTQTPPFPDGGSKVYERYPSQYDNLSEEEPPPFPLFTPISPMPQTNGGAFVTQYICGENADVAASPPPLPEKKSRHILQYMQFVEDYSEPQPSVFYQMPQSESIYEQRNKRFQEVYGFNDSFSSTDSVHEPLLPPALPPKQRQLSVDQAALTNAAVPDGGGGGPGPGPGGSPSRSATSVAACPPSGSSLGDSLHVSESANDEGGEGEYVNLYSSSQANGELPLSLRETIADDMLQDPAPPLPSTNSKEATEVERRQKSAESAEDSEENVDELSLIDHKEIMSRITLKQENDDGPDVRAGSGDILLVHATETDRKDLVLYCEAFLTTYRTFITPEDLIKKLHYRYTSFCHSPDTFKKRVSKNTFFVLVRVVDELCLVELTEDILKQLMDLVFTLVCNGELSLARVLRKNILDKVEQKKLLRYTNSLKPLAARGVSARPGTLHDFRSHEIADQLTLLDAELFYKIEIPEVLLWAKEQNEEKSPNLTQFTEHFNNMSYWVRSLIIQQEKAQDREKLLLKFIKIMKHLRKLNNFNSYLAILSALDSAPIRRLEWQKQTSEGLEEYCTLIDSSSSFRAYRAALAEVEPPCIPYLGLILQDLTFVHLGNPDFIDGKVNFSKRWQQFNILDSMRRFQQVHYELKRNDDIVSFFNDFSDHLAEEALWELSLKIKPRNIARRKTERDEKT; translated from the exons ACTCTCAGCGGTCCCATCTGTCCTCATTTACCATGAAGCTGATGGACAAGTTCCATTCTCCCAAGATCAAGAGGACGCCATCCAAGAAAGGCAAGCAACTGCAGCCCGAGCCTGCGGCCAAGAGCACTGAAAAGCCTGCTAACAAG AAGGTGAGCCGGCTGGAGGAGCACGAGAAGGAGGTGGTCAGCGCCCTTCGCTACTTCAAGACCATCGTGGACAAGATGGTGGTGGAGAAGAAGGTGCTGGAgatgctccccggctcggccaGCAAGGTGCTGGAGGCCATCCTGCCTCTGGTTCAGGGGGAGGCCCGCATACAGCACAG TTCAGCGTTGTCTTCCTGCCACAACCGCGTGTACCAGAGTCTCGCCAACCTCATCCGCTGGGCCGACCAGGTGATGCTGGACGGCATCGACCTGGACGACAAGGAGAACGTGACGTCGGTCACCAACGTCATCAAAGCGGTGCTGGACGGCGTGAAG GAGCTGGTGAAGCTGACCATTGAGAAACAAGAGCAGCCGTCGCCCACCAGCCCCAACAAACCGACGCCGCCCGTAACTACGGCGGAGAG CAGCAGCGTTCCTTCAGAGGTGGCCTCGATAGAGCGGGAGTCGGAGGTGCTGAAGACGACTGCTCCGGCAGCGGCTCCCTCCGAGGCCCCCTCGGGTGTAACCGACGAGGACGTAGCCCCCCCGAAACCCCCGCTTCCCGAAGCCAAGATGGCAGAGCTCAG CCCTCCGCCAGCCCTCCCGCCGAAGAAGCGGCAGTCTGCCCCATCGCCGACACGCGTGGCGGTGGTCGCCCCCATGAGCCGGGGATCCAGCTTGCCCTGCACTGTCCACAGACAG CATGACTACGAGCAGCAGTTCCTCCAGCGGCGCTTCTCAGGGGGCAGCCAGTCGTACGGGGGTGACTCCCCACGTCTGTCCCCCAGCAGTAGCATGGGCAAACTCAGCAAGTCGGACGAGCAGCTTTCCTCCATGGAACAGGACAGCGGTCAGTGTTCCCGGAACACCAGCTGCGAGACGCTCG ACAACACCGAAAACTACGACCCCGACTACGACTTCCTCCACCAGGACCTGTCTGTTGGGGACAACCTGCCCCCAATCCCGGTGGGCGGTTGCCTCAGCCCGCTGCCCGAGTCTCACAGCGAGTCGTCCTCGCCGGTCCGCGGGCAGCATCCGTCGCACCCCCGCTTCAGCGCGCCTCCCCCCCAGCAACCGCCCGAGTACTGGACGCCGCAGCCCGGCCGCCCCAACCCCTTGTCACGCATCAGCGCGCCGCCCGCGCTGCCCCAGAAGAAGCGGCGCAGCACGCAGACGCCGCCCTTCCCCGACGGCGGCTCCAAGGTGTACGAGCGCTACCCCTCCCAGTACGACAACTTGTCCGAGGAGGAGCCGCCTCCCTTCCCGCTTTTCACGCCCATCTCGCCCATGCCGCAGACGAACGGCGGCGCGTTCGTCACGCAGTACATTTGCGGAGAGAACGCAGACGTGGCCGCCAGCCCGCCACCGCTGCCAGAAAAGAAAAGCAGACACA TCCTGCAGTACATGCAGTTTGTGGAGGACTACTCGGAGCCGCAGCCGTCCGTCTTCTACCAGATGCCGCAGAGCGAGAGCATCTACGAGCAGCGCAACAAGCGCTTCCAGGAAGTCTACGGCTTCAACGACTCGTTCAGCAGCACCGACTCGGTCCACGAGCCGCTCCTGCCGCCCGCGCTGCCGCCCAAGCAACGCCAACTG AGCGTGGACCAGGCCGCCTTGACCAACGCCGCCGTTCCCGACGGCGGCGGGGGAGGACCCGGGCCTGGGCCCGGGGGCTCGCCGTCCCGCTCGGCGACCTCTGTGGCGGCCTGTCCTCCCTCCGGGTCGTCTCTCGGCGACTCGCTTCACGTG AGCGAGAGCGCGAATGACGAGGGTGGGGAGGGCGAGTACGTCAACTTGTACTCGTCCAGCCAGGCCAATGGCGAGCTGCCTCTCTCCCTCAGA GAAACCATCGCCGATGACATGCTACAAGACCCCGCCCCTCCGTTGCCATCCACCAATAGCAAAGAGGCTACGGAAGTGGAAAG AAGGCAAAAGTCAGCGGAGTCGGCAGAGGACAGCGAGGAGAACGTGGACGAGCTTTCCCTCATCGATCACAAGGAGATCATGAGCAGGATAACACTAAAACAGGAA AATGATGACGGGCCGGATGTGCGTGCTGGATCGGGCGACATTTTGTTAGTCCACGCCACAGAGACGGACCGCAAAG ATCTCGTTTTGTACTGTGAAGCCTTTTTGACGACATATAGGACGTTTATAACCCCCGAGGACCTCATTAAGAAGCTACACTACAGATA CACAAGCTTTTGCCATAGTCCAGACACGTTCAAGAAGCGAGTCAGCAAGAATACCTTCTTTGTCTTGGTGCGTGTGGTGGACGAGCTCTG CCTGGTGGAGCTGACGGAGGACAtcctgaagcagctgatggACCTGGTCTTCACGCTGGTCTGCAACGGGGAGCTGAGCTTGGCCCGGGTCTTGCGCAAGAACATCCTGGACAAGGTGGAGCAGAAGAAGCTGCTGCGCTACACCAACTCGCTCAAGCCGCTCGCCGCCCGGGGCGTCTCGGCAAG GCCCGGAACGCTGCACGATTTCCGCAGTCACGAGATCGCGGACCAGCTCACGCTTCTCGACGCCGAGCTCTTCTACAAGATTGAG aTTCCGGAGGTGTTGCTTTGGGCCAAAGAGCAAAACGAAGAGAAGAGTCCCAACCTGACGCAGTTCACAGAGCACTTTAACAACATGAGCTACTG GGTGCGCTCTCTAATCATTCAGCAAGAGAAAGCCCAAGACCGAGAGAAGCTGCTCCTCAAGTTCATCAAGATCATGAAG CACTTAAGAAAGCTGAACAACTTCAACTCGTACCTGGCCATCCTGTCCGCCCTGGACTCGGCACCCATCCGGAGGTTGGAGTGGCAGAAGCAGACGTCGGAG GGATTGGAGGAATATTGCACGTTGATTGACAGCTCGTCGTCCTTCCGGGCGTACCGGGCCGCTCTGGCCGAAGTGGAGCCTCCCTGCATCCCGTACTT GGGTCTCATCTTGCAGGACCTGACCTTTGTCCACCTGGGCAACCCCGACTTCATCGACGGCAAAGTCAACTTCTCCAAGCGATGGCAGCAGTTCAATATCTTGGACAGCATGCGCCGCTTCCAGCAAGT tCACTACGAGCTGAAACGCAACGACGACATCGTCTCCTTCTTCAACGACTTCAGCGACCACCTGGCCGAGGAGGCGCTGTGGGAGCTCTCGCTGAAGATCAAGCCGCGGAACATCGCCCGACGCAAGACGGAGCGGGACGAGAAGACTTAA
- the rapgef1b gene encoding rap guanine nucleotide exchange factor 1b isoform X7 has translation MSGKIESKQDSQRSHLSSFTMKLMDKFHSPKIKRTPSKKGKQLQPEPAAKSTEKPANKKVSRLEEHEKEVVSALRYFKTIVDKMVVEKKVLEMLPGSASKVLEAILPLVQGEARIQHSSALSSCHNRVYQSLANLIRWADQVMLDGIDLDDKENVTSVTNVIKAVLDGVKELVKLTIEKQEQPSPTSPNKPTPPVTTAESSSVPSEVASIERESEVLKTTAPAAAPSEAPSGVTDEDVAPPKPPLPEAKMAELRAQLRCDAGQRKPTHKENPPPALPPKKRQSAPSPTRVAVVAPMSRGSSLPCTVHRQQHDYEQQFLQRRFSGGSQSYGGDSPRLSPSSSMGKLSKSDEQLSSMEQDSGQCSRNTSCETLDNTENYDPDYDFLHQDLSVGDNLPPIPVGGCLSPLPESHSESSSPVRGQHPSHPRFSAPPPQQPPEYWTPQPGRPNPLSRISAPPALPQKKRRSTQTPPFPDGGSKVYERYPSQYDNLSEEEPPPFPLFTPISPMPQTNGGAFVTQYICGENADVAASPPPLPEKKSRHILQYMQFVEDYSEPQPSVFYQMPQSESIYEQRNKRFQEVYGFNDSFSSTDSVHEPLLPPALPPKQRQLASHSSSPSSSSSSSLSCHLQPSVAAMEEAGSGLGLSMSVSNSYLIGQAALTTPTETIADDMLQDPAPPLPSTNSKEATEVERRQKSAESAEDSEENVDELSLIDHKEIMSRITLKQENDDGPDVRAGSGDILLVHATETDRKDLVLYCEAFLTTYRTFITPEDLIKKLHYRYTSFCHSPDTFKKRVSKNTFFVLVRVVDELCLVELTEDILKQLMDLVFTLVCNGELSLARVLRKNILDKVEQKKLLRYTNSLKPLAARGVSARPGTLHDFRSHEIADQLTLLDAELFYKIEIPEVLLWAKEQNEEKSPNLTQFTEHFNNMSYWVRSLIIQQEKAQDREKLLLKFIKIMKHLRKLNNFNSYLAILSALDSAPIRRLEWQKQTSEGLEEYCTLIDSSSSFRAYRAALAEVEPPCIPYLGLILQDLTFVHLGNPDFIDGKVNFSKRWQQFNILDSMRRFQQVHYELKRNDDIVSFFNDFSDHLAEEALWELSLKIKPRNIARRKTERDEKT, from the exons ACTCTCAGCGGTCCCATCTGTCCTCATTTACCATGAAGCTGATGGACAAGTTCCATTCTCCCAAGATCAAGAGGACGCCATCCAAGAAAGGCAAGCAACTGCAGCCCGAGCCTGCGGCCAAGAGCACTGAAAAGCCTGCTAACAAG AAGGTGAGCCGGCTGGAGGAGCACGAGAAGGAGGTGGTCAGCGCCCTTCGCTACTTCAAGACCATCGTGGACAAGATGGTGGTGGAGAAGAAGGTGCTGGAgatgctccccggctcggccaGCAAGGTGCTGGAGGCCATCCTGCCTCTGGTTCAGGGGGAGGCCCGCATACAGCACAG TTCAGCGTTGTCTTCCTGCCACAACCGCGTGTACCAGAGTCTCGCCAACCTCATCCGCTGGGCCGACCAGGTGATGCTGGACGGCATCGACCTGGACGACAAGGAGAACGTGACGTCGGTCACCAACGTCATCAAAGCGGTGCTGGACGGCGTGAAG GAGCTGGTGAAGCTGACCATTGAGAAACAAGAGCAGCCGTCGCCCACCAGCCCCAACAAACCGACGCCGCCCGTAACTACGGCGGAGAG CAGCAGCGTTCCTTCAGAGGTGGCCTCGATAGAGCGGGAGTCGGAGGTGCTGAAGACGACTGCTCCGGCAGCGGCTCCCTCCGAGGCCCCCTCGGGTGTAACCGACGAGGACGTAGCCCCCCCGAAACCCCCGCTTCCCGAAGCCAAGATGGCAGAGCTCAG AGCACAGTTGCGTTGTGACGCTGGCCAAAGGAAGCCCACACACAAGGAGAA CCCTCCGCCAGCCCTCCCGCCGAAGAAGCGGCAGTCTGCCCCATCGCCGACACGCGTGGCGGTGGTCGCCCCCATGAGCCGGGGATCCAGCTTGCCCTGCACTGTCCACAGACAG CAGCATGACTACGAGCAGCAGTTCCTCCAGCGGCGCTTCTCAGGGGGCAGCCAGTCGTACGGGGGTGACTCCCCACGTCTGTCCCCCAGCAGTAGCATGGGCAAACTCAGCAAGTCGGACGAGCAGCTTTCCTCCATGGAACAGGACAGCGGTCAGTGTTCCCGGAACACCAGCTGCGAGACGCTCG ACAACACCGAAAACTACGACCCCGACTACGACTTCCTCCACCAGGACCTGTCTGTTGGGGACAACCTGCCCCCAATCCCGGTGGGCGGTTGCCTCAGCCCGCTGCCCGAGTCTCACAGCGAGTCGTCCTCGCCGGTCCGCGGGCAGCATCCGTCGCACCCCCGCTTCAGCGCGCCTCCCCCCCAGCAACCGCCCGAGTACTGGACGCCGCAGCCCGGCCGCCCCAACCCCTTGTCACGCATCAGCGCGCCGCCCGCGCTGCCCCAGAAGAAGCGGCGCAGCACGCAGACGCCGCCCTTCCCCGACGGCGGCTCCAAGGTGTACGAGCGCTACCCCTCCCAGTACGACAACTTGTCCGAGGAGGAGCCGCCTCCCTTCCCGCTTTTCACGCCCATCTCGCCCATGCCGCAGACGAACGGCGGCGCGTTCGTCACGCAGTACATTTGCGGAGAGAACGCAGACGTGGCCGCCAGCCCGCCACCGCTGCCAGAAAAGAAAAGCAGACACA TCCTGCAGTACATGCAGTTTGTGGAGGACTACTCGGAGCCGCAGCCGTCCGTCTTCTACCAGATGCCGCAGAGCGAGAGCATCTACGAGCAGCGCAACAAGCGCTTCCAGGAAGTCTACGGCTTCAACGACTCGTTCAGCAGCACCGACTCGGTCCACGAGCCGCTCCTGCCGCCCGCGCTGCCGCCCAAGCAACGCCAACTG GCCTCccactcctcctccccctcttcctcctcctcttcctctctctcctgCCACCTCCAGCCGTCTGTGGCGGCCATGGAGGAGGCGGGCTCTGGGCTGGGCCTCAGCATGTCCGTCTCTAACTCCTACCTGATTGGCCAAGCTGCCTTGACCACGCCCACG GAAACCATCGCCGATGACATGCTACAAGACCCCGCCCCTCCGTTGCCATCCACCAATAGCAAAGAGGCTACGGAAGTGGAAAG AAGGCAAAAGTCAGCGGAGTCGGCAGAGGACAGCGAGGAGAACGTGGACGAGCTTTCCCTCATCGATCACAAGGAGATCATGAGCAGGATAACACTAAAACAGGAA AATGATGACGGGCCGGATGTGCGTGCTGGATCGGGCGACATTTTGTTAGTCCACGCCACAGAGACGGACCGCAAAG ATCTCGTTTTGTACTGTGAAGCCTTTTTGACGACATATAGGACGTTTATAACCCCCGAGGACCTCATTAAGAAGCTACACTACAGATA CACAAGCTTTTGCCATAGTCCAGACACGTTCAAGAAGCGAGTCAGCAAGAATACCTTCTTTGTCTTGGTGCGTGTGGTGGACGAGCTCTG CCTGGTGGAGCTGACGGAGGACAtcctgaagcagctgatggACCTGGTCTTCACGCTGGTCTGCAACGGGGAGCTGAGCTTGGCCCGGGTCTTGCGCAAGAACATCCTGGACAAGGTGGAGCAGAAGAAGCTGCTGCGCTACACCAACTCGCTCAAGCCGCTCGCCGCCCGGGGCGTCTCGGCAAG GCCCGGAACGCTGCACGATTTCCGCAGTCACGAGATCGCGGACCAGCTCACGCTTCTCGACGCCGAGCTCTTCTACAAGATTGAG aTTCCGGAGGTGTTGCTTTGGGCCAAAGAGCAAAACGAAGAGAAGAGTCCCAACCTGACGCAGTTCACAGAGCACTTTAACAACATGAGCTACTG GGTGCGCTCTCTAATCATTCAGCAAGAGAAAGCCCAAGACCGAGAGAAGCTGCTCCTCAAGTTCATCAAGATCATGAAG CACTTAAGAAAGCTGAACAACTTCAACTCGTACCTGGCCATCCTGTCCGCCCTGGACTCGGCACCCATCCGGAGGTTGGAGTGGCAGAAGCAGACGTCGGAG GGATTGGAGGAATATTGCACGTTGATTGACAGCTCGTCGTCCTTCCGGGCGTACCGGGCCGCTCTGGCCGAAGTGGAGCCTCCCTGCATCCCGTACTT GGGTCTCATCTTGCAGGACCTGACCTTTGTCCACCTGGGCAACCCCGACTTCATCGACGGCAAAGTCAACTTCTCCAAGCGATGGCAGCAGTTCAATATCTTGGACAGCATGCGCCGCTTCCAGCAAGT tCACTACGAGCTGAAACGCAACGACGACATCGTCTCCTTCTTCAACGACTTCAGCGACCACCTGGCCGAGGAGGCGCTGTGGGAGCTCTCGCTGAAGATCAAGCCGCGGAACATCGCCCGACGCAAGACGGAGCGGGACGAGAAGACTTAA